A single genomic interval of Struthio camelus isolate bStrCam1 chromosome 9, bStrCam1.hap1, whole genome shotgun sequence harbors:
- the FAM131A gene encoding protein FAM131A isoform X2 has protein sequence MGCIGSKTTIVAVDTTLHVEWKEVKSLPALSPLSAARPALLHRLARQASFDSQDFLEVHVEDTVEMLPKSRRALTIQEIAALARSSLHGISQVVKEHVTKPTAMAQGRVAHLIEWKGWCKPVEPPAALESAFSSYCHLSEGEQEARFAAGVAEQFAIAEAKLRAWSSVDGDDSNDESYDEDFVPSVESSQPAEPPGPAPACALLRDLLHSHLCQLSVRQGSGEPESDSSRTLSPETLCSSLCSLEMVSPSELTAKLLGSLGGEDLLLPQLPPPGSQSALRGLARLRCQDSLYPAPYAEACLSPAADEVVLSEDFPLRRKVSDVASSGVVSLEEDEAEEP, from the exons ATGGGCTGCATCGGCTCCAAAACCACCATCG TGGCCGTGGACACGACCCTGCACGTGGAGTGGAAGGAGGTGAAATCACTGCCCGCGCTGTCGCCGCTgagcgccgcccggccggccctgctgcACCGCCTGGCGCGGCAGGCCTCCTTCGACAGCCAGGACTTCCTCGAG GTCCATGTTGAAGACACTGTCGAGATGCTGCCCAAGTCGCGGCGCGCGCTGACCATCCAGGAGATCGCCGCCCTGGCCCGCTCCTCGCTGCACG GCATCTCGCAGGTGGTGAAGGAGCACGTGACGAAGCCGACGGCCATGGCGCAGGGCCGCGTCGCCCACCTCATCGAGTGGAAGGGCTGGTGCAAGCCCgtggagccgcccgccgccctcgaGAGCGCCTTCAGCTCCTACTGCCACCTCAGCGAGGGCGAGCAGGAGGCGCGCTTCGCCGCAG GCGTGGCGGAGCAGTTTGCCATCGCGGAGGCCAAGCTGCGCGCCTGGTCCTCGGTGGACGGGGACGACTCCAACGACGAGTCCTACGACGAGGATTTCGTGCCCTCCGTGGAAAGCTCCCAGCCGGCCG agccgccggggccggcgcccgccTGCGCGCTGCTGCGTGACCTCCTGCACAGCCACTTGTGCCAGCTGAGCGTGCGGCAGGGCTCGGGCGAGCCCGAGAGCGACTCGTCGCGCACCCTGTCCCCCGAGAccctctgctccagcctctgcAGCCTGGAGATGGTGTCGCCCTCCGAACTCACTGCCAAActgctgggctccctggggggcgaggacctgctgctgccccagctgccgcccccgggcagccaaAGTGCCTTGCGGGGCCTGGCCCGGCTCCGGTGCCAGGACTCGCTGTACCCCGCGCCCTACGCCGAGGCCTGCCTCTCGCCCGCCGCCGACGAGGTGGTGCTGAGCGAGGACTTCCCGCTCCGCCGGAAAGTCTCCGACGTCGCCTCCTCCGGGGTGGTGTCGCTGGAGGAGGACGAGGCCGAGGAGCCGTGA
- the FAM131A gene encoding protein FAM131A isoform X1 produces the protein MGAAKVPATGRRRVAAGCWRAPRQGGHRAAQAAPALPAVAVDTTLHVEWKEVKSLPALSPLSAARPALLHRLARQASFDSQDFLEVHVEDTVEMLPKSRRALTIQEIAALARSSLHGISQVVKEHVTKPTAMAQGRVAHLIEWKGWCKPVEPPAALESAFSSYCHLSEGEQEARFAAGVAEQFAIAEAKLRAWSSVDGDDSNDESYDEDFVPSVESSQPAEPPGPAPACALLRDLLHSHLCQLSVRQGSGEPESDSSRTLSPETLCSSLCSLEMVSPSELTAKLLGSLGGEDLLLPQLPPPGSQSALRGLARLRCQDSLYPAPYAEACLSPAADEVVLSEDFPLRRKVSDVASSGVVSLEEDEAEEP, from the exons ATGGGGGCTGCCAAAGTCCCAGCGACAGGGCGGCGAAGGGTGGCTGCAGGGTGCTGGCGGGCGCCGCGGCAGGGAGGCCACCGCGCCGCTCAGGCTGCCCCGGCTCTTCCTGCAGTGGCCGTGGACACGACCCTGCACGTGGAGTGGAAGGAGGTGAAATCACTGCCCGCGCTGTCGCCGCTgagcgccgcccggccggccctgctgcACCGCCTGGCGCGGCAGGCCTCCTTCGACAGCCAGGACTTCCTCGAG GTCCATGTTGAAGACACTGTCGAGATGCTGCCCAAGTCGCGGCGCGCGCTGACCATCCAGGAGATCGCCGCCCTGGCCCGCTCCTCGCTGCACG GCATCTCGCAGGTGGTGAAGGAGCACGTGACGAAGCCGACGGCCATGGCGCAGGGCCGCGTCGCCCACCTCATCGAGTGGAAGGGCTGGTGCAAGCCCgtggagccgcccgccgccctcgaGAGCGCCTTCAGCTCCTACTGCCACCTCAGCGAGGGCGAGCAGGAGGCGCGCTTCGCCGCAG GCGTGGCGGAGCAGTTTGCCATCGCGGAGGCCAAGCTGCGCGCCTGGTCCTCGGTGGACGGGGACGACTCCAACGACGAGTCCTACGACGAGGATTTCGTGCCCTCCGTGGAAAGCTCCCAGCCGGCCG agccgccggggccggcgcccgccTGCGCGCTGCTGCGTGACCTCCTGCACAGCCACTTGTGCCAGCTGAGCGTGCGGCAGGGCTCGGGCGAGCCCGAGAGCGACTCGTCGCGCACCCTGTCCCCCGAGAccctctgctccagcctctgcAGCCTGGAGATGGTGTCGCCCTCCGAACTCACTGCCAAActgctgggctccctggggggcgaggacctgctgctgccccagctgccgcccccgggcagccaaAGTGCCTTGCGGGGCCTGGCCCGGCTCCGGTGCCAGGACTCGCTGTACCCCGCGCCCTACGCCGAGGCCTGCCTCTCGCCCGCCGCCGACGAGGTGGTGCTGAGCGAGGACTTCCCGCTCCGCCGGAAAGTCTCCGACGTCGCCTCCTCCGGGGTGGTGTCGCTGGAGGAGGACGAGGCCGAGGAGCCGTGA